The nucleotide window ACTCCACGCAGATAAACACATTCCACTGTTCGCGtatgctaaaataaaaaattacagaaataaCACTCCCGAGaaccaaaaaataattcaaaaaaccaCCCGCTAGGATGAATTATTTCAATGACCTCTAGATCCACACACCCCAAAATAGCACTACATAACCCTAAGTTTGTTCTGGCTCTCACTTAAACAAAGCAAAACGCTTCAAACAGCACAATACACTTTAGCACCAAAACTTCACTTCATTCTCTATGCCTCTCATAGTACATTTATCaggaaacaaacagaaaatgaaGCAAGAAAATAACCAAGTACAAGTTAACATACAGCAAAGCCAAAATCTTTGGggtccaaaaataaataaatttaaaataattagttaacCCAATGACCCTAGCAAAATGGCACATTAAAGTAAATTAACTTAGCCaggaaacaaaagagaaaaatttaatcaaatctgAAGTTAAAACTTCATCGGGAAGCTAACAGAAAATGagagaaggaaagaaggaaCTTACTGGCACGGTTGTGATTGATGTAAGCCATTGGAACTACTGGTTTAGCCGAACTGAAAGGATAAGTATTTAGTAAGTGAAAGACAACGAGTGTCGTCTACGGTGAGGATTTGCCGGAATTTAATGGCGGGAACTGAAACCCTACCATCCACCGACATTCCGCTCACATTTCGCGTTTTGGCCCTTTTCTAATGCccctttattattttaaatatttgagggCTTATTCCAAACTTACCCGAATTTCTTAGTAAAATCTGAATTTCcaatagtttcaaaaactaTCATAAGTCTGCCAataagggatttttttttttggtaattccAATTATTGCacaatattaaaatgaaattattaaaagcTATTTTTTTACCCCTTTAGTTACGATTCTACCTTTTTCATCCAATGATAAATGAATTTccatgtatttattttataagataaaagatactttcaaaattatgtttttcaaatcaCACTATATCTAattgttttgtatgtttatttatattggtttaaaaaattcaaaaatcatacaaaattagtaaaatcGCAATGAAAGATAATCATTAAAATCGATATTGATGTATCCAATTATTAACAATTCAAAAGTCAGTGTTTTGATTCATTATTTAAGGAGTCTaaatatgataatgaaattattatgttataattaGACTTGACAAGCCAACACAACTTGTCTCAAACAGATACAACTAAGTTTAGGTATAATTATAATAGATCATGTTATCACCTAATGGAAAAGTCATgattttatacaatatttttcaaatttgatatcgAATaagtagtttaaatttatagtttagtttgattcgaatttataatttaaattaatagtttgtgttattaattttattagactTAATTTATGTCACTTTGTTTTGTATGTCAATTttctataagaaaataaataaaataaaagtagaatcaattttcataattcatactttattcaaaaaaatcaaaaatttgaaaactacctaAAAAAAACCTTTGATTGGTTTTatcctcaaaaaaaaaaaatattagaaaagcTTAAAAGTTGCGTAAAACACCCACTAAGCGTGACTGTGCTGTGTGGTGAGAACTGGGTACGCAGGCCTCGCATGGTGAAGATAGGGACGAAAGGACCTTTGattaaagaaattgaagatTAGTATAATGGCCAAAGGATATTTCCCACCGAAGTATActgcattctcaagtttcccccttttaactatgaaaataccaaatactcacccatgagCAATTtaatttaacgaaaccctaatgctttaaaatttatctctttttcccccctcctctaaaaactaaccatttttccctctagggtttagttttcaatctctgacGTCAAATTCGATGCCATCGCCGAcgacgaagctcttcaaatTTATAGGCAAAGACGACGCTAGATCTGGGCCGATCGatgttccagaggagagaagagaggtcgtcAGAGCATGGTGGTGCGTTGGAAAGGCTTTGTCGTCGGCGATGGCTCCGGATTTGgcatcggggattgaaaactaagcCCTAagggggggggaatgctatttttcaaaacttggcctagggggaaatgattagtttttaggggttaggggggaaaagaggattaaattttaatttatttttaatattacatataaaatgacgattttacctttgaatccgtttttttttaacagcccatAAGTAGGTAAATgagcttttcaaagttaacgggtgaCAATGTGCATAAAAAGtatacattgggtgggaaatagtcctttggccttagtATAATACTCGgccttttattatatatattatttatttataaattaaaaaaattataataattttttattattaatagtaatgtgacaaataatataagaagtaaTCTAACTATTACTtgtattttaagtattaaaaattatcaaaaaatcttaattttattataattatatatttatttattaaatctttttaaaaataatcttatttttaattaatataaaaaatattttaaaataattatattcaaggtacgtaaataaaataatacgctagcttttttattatatttaatcaaacataataatgatttatatttacataattttataaaattttatcaaatataataataatttatatataataatacttaaaataatcatttaattttgataataaaacattcctgcaaatgtaatataatttttataagccaaaggattatttctcacccaaagtatgctaatttctcaattttttttagttgactttgaaaatcctatttacccaccaaagacggttaaaattaacaattttaaagataaaattatcatttatttgtaatattaaaaataaacttaaatttgattttatttttctccccaaaccctaaaaactaacaatttcctccaactcaagtttttaaaaataacatttttcccccttaggattttcaaattttggattgaattttttgacgGCAACTAACGATCTCCAAACAGTGTCTCTTCCTCTTCGATGTCTCCTCATTCCAATCGTGCTCATTCTCGTCCTCTTCAATGTCGTCGTCAACAAAGATGACTCGTCTTTGTCGATGATAATATCGAGGAGGATTAGAAGAAGTATGACCGAAAGGAGGAGACATCGGAGAGAAAGACATATCGTCTGGAGATTATCAGTCATAGTcgaaaaatttaatctaaaagtttaaaaattatagaggaaaatattatttttgaaaacttaaattgagaaaaattatttacttttaggatttaagaaggaaaaagaatatAACTAATTGATGGgtgaaagaaatttttaaagttaattggTAAACTTGGGAAGCCAGTCTGCCTCTCTTGCATCTTTCGGGATTTGTCTTCTGTCTTAACAGTCTCTTACAAAAATCCACTTTACTTCCATAGTCAATGGCTTCCcatgaccatcatcatcatgatCATCACCGTCAGTAGTCTTTCTAAAAtctgattgtttattttttcggTTGAGCATTATTTCTTTGCTATAATGAAATTACTCACTGTTTTCATGAAGCAACAAAGATGAAGCGATGGAGATTCAGCAACTAAATCATGGGGACGGTGTACCATAGCCACGATGGACTCGCACCACACTCGCATGAACCCATTTACTCTCCTGGCTTCTTCAGTAGAAGAACTCCTCCTCTTCTCTCAAGAAACTAAAACGAGAGAGCCTTCACTGTTGATATTGGCGGTCCTGTTGGTACTGGGTATTTTCACTTTTCTCtctaagttttaattttaagttctAAATGTAATTTTCTAGTTCGATTTTACTTTTTAGAGGGTTTCATTGTTGTCGTTAAATGTTATTTCTAATTATTTGAGTGCATAGCTGTTTTGGCATCTGCAATTATCTTGTTGATTTGAGACTTCTGTATTTGCCGaatgttttccattttcatgtAGACAATGATTCTTGTTGCTGGCTTAAATGAAACAGCTTTGATGCTATTTCTAATTAGATGTTATTGGTTACTCCCTTACAGGAAAATAGCTTTGATGCGGGCTTTATGTAAATTCTTACGGGACAAGTACAGTCTTGCTGCTAGTATCATCTATAATTACGAATTTCCTCCCTCAAACATCTCTctgatatttttatgttttgaatttgagctaTTTCAAAGTTTTCAACTTTTGGTCTTTTTTATGCAGACTGTGTCAGAGCGACAACAACATGCTTCGTCTTAGACAGATTTATTGATGGTATTTTATGTTTCATGCTTTTAACTTGTGCATAATATTTGGTTACTCTCCCTGTTACCCACCTTAATATTAAATTGtgccagaaaaaaaaaaaaaagattgagtAATGAAAgtaaatttctttaaatttccCATACTTAAATCACGCGATGGTATTCCTCAAAGAGATTATTGTTGTAGAGGAGCATTACCTTTATGTTGTATGAAGTTCTATATctgtaatatttttgtttttcaaatcttGGGGCAGTTAAACTATTTTTGGTGGAAGATTGTTAGTGATGTGCTTTGGCCCATTTTCGGCTCATAATAAATCGTCATCTGTTTACTTCATTTTCACTGCACTTGATAGGTGGATAAACTGATGAATACTTTGCAATTTTGTATTCTCGATTTAAACTTCATCAGTGTCATTAAGAACAACCATTTCTTTTGGGTGTTTGGCTACAATCTCCTAAAGCGTTAACTTGAAAATgggttaattattttgtttcccttgttaattattttgttgttaaatgattatttctGTTGAGTGATGGATTAAGAAGAATATTATTACTTCAGGTGACAAATGATATATTCACAAAAGAGGATGGTGAGTTCCTGATGAAGAATGGTGCCCTGCCAGAGGAAAGGATACATGCTGTGGAAACACAGGAGGCTGTCCACATGCTGCAATTCGTGAAGACATCAGCATACATCTTGGCCTTCTGGAGGAACTTACTAACTTGTTCAAAGAAGACATTCTTCTTTGTGAATCTGGGGGAGGTATTCTATTAATGAATACATTTCCTCGATATGCATTTTCTACTGAAGTGATCTTGTTGAGCTCTATTAAACTGATGCTAATTGAATGATGGAGTTGGCTTATCCTGATTTACCAATTTTACTGGTGGTCACAACAGAATTATATTGATtacatttttaataagtttGCTATAGTAACAATTGTATTGGGAAAATATAACAGTATGGAAAGCCTGTTGTTATCCAATTCAAGcaaatatattctaataaaaacttCATGAAGAAAGTGAAGGCCCATGCTTGAAATTGTAGTTTATGTTGTGGTGTCTGGAAGTTGAAGTAAATGAATTTTTGCTTTTGGTTATCGGTGATGAACATCCTTAATTatagcttaaaaaaaaattaattgccATCTGATTCCTCCAAAGGTCTTTTGAAACGATTGAGTCGTTTTGATGCTTTATCCACCTGTAAAAGTAAATATGTTTAATGGAGAGTCAAAAGCTTAGACTAAAGGGGGCTATGCTTAAGGAGAGAACAATCAAGATTTCTAGTATATGTATATGTGATTTTTGAAGTATAGCATTTCAAATTACCTGCTCATTCCAATCAGTTTTCCAGGTTATGTAGCCAAGAACAAGTGTTTGAATCACAACACCCAGAATCATCCCAATCCAAATACCCTGTCAATGACATGAAAAAATTTCGTTAGCATATTCTGAACCATTCAAGTAAACAACttttgagaatcaattaaaaaaaccctagtCTTGGAAGAAGAcaattgggtgggaaattggtTTAAACAACAAGATTTTACCTCTACTTTGAGGTCAGCTATATATCCAAGAAGAGCTCCAACAGGTACTCCAATCAAATAATAACTACAAATGTTAATATATGCAACCATACCTTGGCGGCCAGAACCTATAGCAGCCCCTGCATTAGAAACAGATAAAGATGCCTGAATGCTTgaagcttaaaaaaattataatttgacaaaaatgatcaaaatttgtaaaacatACCTGTGAATATTGTCTGACTACTGTTTAAAAAAACCGAGATAGCTAGTAGGACAGAAAGACTTGAAACAGTGTCTGCTACTTGTTCATCACTTGTAAATATGTAGCCAATTCTATTGCCAAACACTAGACAAATTATCGAAAACAATACTCCCATCAAAACTGTGGTGGTTAAGttgactttgatggaaaataTTGCAGCCTTGGCATCTCCTCTCCCCAGTTCATTTGAAACACGGACACTGTAAAATATCATCATGAGATTGTGTGTTAACTGagtacatataaatttattgaaaatgacataaaaaaagTAAGGATATATTTTTGGACTCTCACCTACAAGCTACGACGAGCCCCAAGCATAATGTTAATTCCCAAGCTATTATATTGATGCtacaaattaattcaacttGAATCAGAATAATTTCATTATGGAAATCCCAAACAGCAAGTAAGAATATGTGTATAATATTTCTAATGTTGAATACATTGAAATTAACTTACCATATGGAGAAGGCAGAAATCTCAGTCGTGGCATTTTTCAAATATCCTGCTAGCAGGACTAAAACAGCATTGTACCATAATTCTAAGCTATTCAACATAAAAatgcaaattaatatatatttaagtatttaaataattgatatttaatttgcaTGAAGGAGTTTTACCATATCATCACTCCTGAGGATAAAGAGAGTTTTACTGCAGGAAACAAATCAGCCAAAGCGGCTAGTGTAAATCCTTTCCATGTATTAGGGCACCAACCGCAGAAGATATACAAGAACAGTGCAATTGTGACCAACCAACTTGCCACAATCATGGCAGCCATTGCACCAGGAATCCCCAAGTTCAATTTGGAGACAAAGATCCATGAAAGAAGAACATGAAGTGCAAATGAGGCTGCTGACAGCCAGCCAATTATCACGTTTTTATGCTGGGATTGTAAAAACTGCTGCATGTTAAACATTAATGCATAAGAGTAGATGATGGGTATGAACCAAAGGGAGATATGGCCTGCTTTACTTGCTATATCTTCTTCCTGACCAAGTAGTTTGAATATAGAAGCTGAGAAGATAAACACAGGCAGCAATATTGTAGCAGTAGTGAGGTTGATGATCCATGATCTTTGCAAGTAAATTCCCAGCATGTGGTACTGTTTTGCCCCAAATGCTTGCCCACACATTGTCGAATTTGCACTTGACATGCCTACCTAAAACATGATAGTAATGTCAATAATCTTAAAACACATCCCAAATTTCACCTGTCAAGTATGTGACATTAACAAAGATGGACTCAGATAAGAGTAGGGATGACTACAGACTGTTAGGGGCAAATACTTAAATCCTCTTCCCTGTCCCAACCCCGATACGGGGAATCCTCATCCCCTCTCCACTGAAAAAATTTCTCTCCTCTTCCCCTCCCCATCTCCTGGAAAAATTCTCCACAGTTTTGCCTCTCCCTATccacaagaaaaataataaaatatttattaagtttcAGGGCACATTTGGCTCAATGAATAAAGCTAGCTAAGAAGGAGAAAATTGACCTGGGAGTGGCAAAAACAGATGATCTGGCAAGATATGGTGCTAGTATTCATCTCCCTAAGACTAATCAATCCAGAGTGTTCAAACTAATGTAAGGTTTGTGTTTTAAAGATGGCAGATTCTGATATAGTATTAGGAAAGAAAACTTTACCAGTATGCCATAAGCAAATCGCACAGTAATGGTTTGAATGAGTGCATAAGCAGCGAGCTCGAGTTCACCAATGTGTCCCATAAACACCTGTGTCACCACGAACATTCCATATTGACCCACCCTGGATAACATTGCAGGAAAAGCCAGTTTCCATATCCTTTTCGATTCCACCCAAACTCTTCCTTTCAAATCTCTGATATCTTCAGTTTCCGATGCAAGAAGGCTCTCTTCCAT belongs to Mangifera indica cultivar Alphonso chromosome 2, CATAS_Mindica_2.1, whole genome shotgun sequence and includes:
- the LOC123200438 gene encoding protein DETOXIFICATION 24-like, which gives rise to MEESLLASETEDIRDLKGRVWVESKRIWKLAFPAMLSRVGQYGMFVVTQVFMGHIGELELAAYALIQTITVRFAYGILVGMSSANSTMCGQAFGAKQYHMLGIYLQRSWIINLTTATILLPVFIFSASIFKLLGQEEDIASKAGHISLWFIPIIYSYALMFNMQQFLQSQHKNVIIGWLSAASFALHVLLSWIFVSKLNLGIPGAMAAMIVASWLVTIALFLYIFCGWCPNTWKGFTLAALADLFPAVKLSLSSGVMICLELWYNAVLVLLAGYLKNATTEISAFSICINIIAWELTLCLGLVVACSVRVSNELGRGDAKAAIFSIKVNLTTTVLMGVLFSIICLVFGNRIGYIFTSDEQVADTVSSLSVLLAISVFLNSSQTIFTGAAIGSGRQGMVAYINICSYYLIGVPVGALLGYIADLKVEGIWIGMILGVVIQTLVLGYITWKTDWNEQVDKASKRLNRFKRPLEESDGN